The following coding sequences are from one Nilaparvata lugens isolate BPH chromosome 4, ASM1435652v1, whole genome shotgun sequence window:
- the LOC111051969 gene encoding another transcription unit protein, translating into MPSNYKEDSSEGDSGSGSDTDSSGSSRSGSPASARTAATPGRSGVSGSEDEASQHSRASAQSKSPAPSAAYSPRSPAAQSPSHSERSESHQSHRSPSPAHSRSQSPANSEHSQSPAGSEHSNRSHSPAASARSASPRTVRSASREPSASPVHSAASGSPKSHHSRAASASPASDRSRSRSHSSARSEQSAKSAAASHHSEASPTSRRSRSSQSPASVASKSHGSPSRSRSRSPKSRHSGSRSRSGSPKGTRTSASRSRSRSASPKSRASRSRSRSASPTSRKASVSRSRSRTPGSRRSASGSPKSAASASRSRSRSRSKSPKSRASASRSRSGSPKSRRSASRSKSRSRSRSGSGSPVQAARRRSRSGSADGGNEGAESGNEANAGTKRKHAVLSESGSDSDSKATKKKKVTTIGSDSEASGDEKKEGATAEALFGDASDISSDEEEKAKAKEKKSDDEERIESDREERRRSRSGDEEEENERLDEDGEGAPKEKEAEEPPPETRIDVKIPKISCDLGREIHFVKMPNFLSVETRPFDPDTYEDEIDEEETLDEEGRARLKLKVENTIRWREAFDDEGNVVKESNARVVRWSDGSFSLHLGSEIFDVYKQPLQGDHNHLFIRQGTGLQGQAVYRTKLTFRPHSTESFTHRKMTMSLADRSQKTQGIKVLSQVGFDPDHHKGEMIKKEEERLRASLRRESKQKRVRERGAGKGLSASYLEPDREDGSDDEGAISLNAIKNKYKKGSANKNDRKNIYSSDDEGSDVETHRAKKLDRAKALKDSDEEEDEENDKDDDDDDAASGSGSAKGSADNSDAAASD; encoded by the exons atgCCTAGTAATTATAAAGAGGATTCCAGTGAAGGAGATTCAG GAAGTGGATCAGATACGGACAGCAGCGGGTCGAGTCGCAGTGGCAGTCCCGCCTCAGCGAGAACTGCCGCAACTCCAGGCAGAAGTGGAGTGAGTGGGAGTGAGGATGAGGCGAGCCAACATTCCAGAGCCAGTGCTCAGTCCAAGAGTCCCGCACCGTCTGCAGCCTACAGTCCGCGCTCCCCTGCAGCTCAGAGTCCCTCTCATTCAGAACGTTCGGAGAGTCATCAGTCACACAGGTCGCCCAGTCCTGCTCATTCGCGGTCCCAGAGTCCCGCTAATTCAGAACACTCGCAAAGTCCAGCAGGCTCAGAACACTCGAATCGGTCCCATAGCCCTGCAGCATCAGCTCGGTCAGCCAGTCCTCGTACTGTGAGATCTGCCAGTCGTGAACCATCTGCAAGTCCTGTACATTCGGCAGCTTCGGGCAGCCCCAAATCTCACCATTCCCGGGCGGCTTCTGCTAGCCCTGCTTCCGATCGCTCCAGATCAAGGTCCCACAGCTCGGCTCGATCTGAACAGAGTGCCAAATCGGCTGCGGCCTCACATCATTCTGAAGCAAGTCCCACGTCTCGTCGATCACGTAGTTCACAAAGTCCTGCTTCAGTTGCTTCCAAAAGCCATGGGTCTCCCTCAAGGTCACGATCTAGATCTCCGAAGAGCCGACACTCTGGCTCCAGGTCCAGGTCTGGCTCTCCCAAAGGCACTCGCACATCGGCTTCGAGATCGAGATCGAGATCAGCGTCTCCCAAGAGCAGAGCATCCCGCTCCAGGTCTAGATCCGCATCTCCAACCTCTCGAAAAGCTTCAGTTTCGAGGTCCAGATCGCGAACCCCGGGCAGTAGGCGCTCTGCTTCTGGCTCCCCAAAGAGTGCAGCGTCTGCTTCTCGGTCTCGGTCGCGTTCAAGATCGAAATCACCCAAGAGCAGAGCGTCTGCTTCAAGGTCGAGGTCTGGATCTCCGAAAAGTAGACGTTCAGCCTCTAGATCAAAGTCCCGTTCCAGGTCACGATCAGGGTCTGGCAGTCCTGTACAAGCTGCAAGGAGACGCTCTCGGTCCGGCTCAG CTGATGGTGGAAACGAAGGCGCTGAATCAGGAAACGAAGCTAATGCAGG TACAAAGCGGAAGCACGCAGTCTTGAGTGAGAGTGGCTCTGATTCTGACTCCAAAGCGACCAAGAAGAAAAAGGTGACAACAATTGGATCAGACAGTGAGGCTAGTGGAGATGAGAAGAAAGAGGGTG CAACAGCCGAAGCATTGTTTGGAGATGCAAGTGATATAAGCtctgatgaagaagaaaaggcCAAAGCAAAAGAAAAGAAATCTGATGACGAGGAAAGAATAGAGAGTGACCgtgaagagagaagaaggagcaggagcggcgatgaagaagaagaaaatgagagaTTAGACGAA GATGGAGAAGGAGCACCCAAAGAGAAAGAAGCGGAGGAACCACCTCCAGAAACAAGAATCGATGTTAAAATCCCTAAAATCTCGTGTGACTTGGGACGTGAGATCCATTTCGTGAAAATGCCCAACTTCCTGTCAGTTGAAACTCGGCCTTTTGATCCAGATACTTATGAAGATGAGATTGACGAAGAAGAAACTCTGGATGAAGAGGGTAGAGCCAG GTTGAAATTGAAGGTGGAGAACACGATTCGATGGCGCGAGGCGTTCGACGATGAGGGCAACGTGGTGAAGGAGAGCAACGCCCGAGTGGTGCGCTGGTCGGATGGCAGCTTCTCTCTTCATCTTGGCTCCGAAATTTTCGACGTTTACAAACAGCCGTTGCAG GGCGATCACAACCATCTGTTCATCCGGCAAGGCACAGGTCTGCAGGGGCAGGCCGTCTACCGGACAAAGCTGACGTTCCGGCCGCACTCGACCGAGTCGTTCACGCACAGGAAGATGACCATGTCGCTGGCCGACCGCTCGCAGAAGACCCAAGGCATCAAGGTCCTCTCTCAGGTCGGATTCGATCCCGACCATCACAAGGGCGAAATGATCAAG aaagaggaggagagacTGAGAGCATCGCTGAGAAGAGAGAGTAAGcagaagagagtgagagagcgcGGCGCAGGCAAAGGCCTGAGTGCCAGCTACCTGGAGCCAGACAGAGAGGATGGCTCAGATGACGAGGGAGCTATATCGCTCAACGCCATCAAAAACAAATACAAGAAAGGCTCTGCTAATAAAA